TAAACAGCCAGGTGAACTGAACATGGATGGCGTGAATGCTCAGCAGGCACGTCGTTTCATGGACCGCGTTGTGGGTTTCATGGTATCCCCTCTGCTATGGAAAAAGGTAGCGAGAGGCTTGTCTGCAGGCCGTGTTCAGTCCGTTGCCGTTAAGCTACTTGTTGAACGTGAACGCGAAATCAAAGCGTTCGTGCCGGAAGAATTCTGGGACATTAATGCGGATACGAAAACCGCAGCGAAAGAAGATTTTCGTTTGTTGGTGGCACAAAAAAATGGCACTGCTTTTAAGCCTTCTAACGAGCAAGAAACCATGGCCGCAGTGGCGACTTTGGAAAAAGCACGTTACGAAGTGTGTAAGCGCGAAGATCGTCCTACCAGCAGCAAACCAAGTGCACCGTTTATCACGTCAACGCTACAACAAGCGGCAAGTACCCGTCTAGGTTATGGCGTTAAGAAAACCATGATGTTAGCTCAACGTTTGTACGAGGGCGGTTACATCACTTATATGCGTACCGACTCTACTAACTTGAGTAAAGAGGCAGTAGAAGCAGTACGTAGCTTTATTCAAGACGAATTTGGTGACAATTACTTACCAAGTAAGCCAAACGTGTATGGCAGTAAAGAAAACGCACAAGAGGCACACGAAGCGATTCGTCCTTCTAGCGTTGATGTCAAATCAGATGATCTACAAGGTATGGATGCTGATGCGCACAAACTTTATGCGTTGATTTGGAATCAATTTGTCGCATGTCAGATGACGCCAGCACAGTACGATTCAACCACGGTGAGTGTAAAAGCCGCTGAGTTTACTTTAAAAGCGAAAGGTCGCATTTTGAAGTTTGATGGTTGGACTCGTGTACAGCGTCCATTGGGTAAAAACGAAGACCAGATTCTGCCAGCAGTAAAAGTCGGTGATGAGCTTTCTTTGACTGCGCTAGACCCTAAACAGCACTTCACTAAGCCGCCAGCACGTTTTACCGAAGCTGCATTGGTGAAAGAGTTGGAAAAACGTGGTATTGGGCGTCCGTCAACTTACGCATCGATCATTTCAACTATTCAAGACCGTGGTTATGTGAAAGTCGAACAGCGCCGTTTCTATGCTGAGAAAATGGGCGAAATCGTGACTGACCGTCTCGATGAAAGCTTTGAAGACTTAATGAACTACGACTTTACCGCGCGTATGGAACAAAAACTGGACCAAATCGCAGAAGGTGAAACGAGTTGGAAAGGGGTTTTGGATAACTTCTTTAACGATTTTAGCCATAACCTCGAACAAGCAGAGCAAGATGAAGAACACGGCGGAATGAAGCCAAACCACATGGTTGAAACCGACATTCACTGTCCTACGTGTGATCGTCCTATGGTGATTCGTACGGCTTCAACAGGTGTGTTCCTTGGTTGTTCTGGTTACGCATTACCGCCAAAAGAACGTTGTAAAACGACCATCAACCTCGGTGATGAAGATGGTGTGATCAATGTTCTTGAAGAAGATGTTGAAACCGCAGCTCTACGCGCTAAAAAACGTTGCCCGATTTGTAGTACGGCAATGGATGCTTACCTAATTGACGATAAGCGCAAACTTCACGTTTGTGGTAATAACCCTAACTGTGATGGTTATATCGTTGAAAAAGGGGAGTTTAAAGTTAAAGGCTATGATGGCCCTATTGTTGAGTGTGATAAGTGTGGTTCGGATATGGAGCTGCGCAATGGTCGCTTCGGTAAGTACATGGCATGTACTAACGAAGAGTGTACTAATACGCGTAAGATACTGAAAAACGGTGAAGTTGCTCCACCAAAAGAGGACCCTGTCCACTTCCCTGAATTACCTTGTACTCAGTCTGATGCGTATTTTGTATTACGCGATGGTGCTTCTGGCTTATTTATGGCTGCAAGTAACTTCCCTAAATCTCGCGAAACTCGCGCGCCATTAGTTGAAGAGCTAGCACGCTTTAAAGATCGTCTTCCAGCGAAGTTCCAATATCTGGCAGATGCGCCGAGTCACGATCCCGATGGCGAGCCTGCAGTGGTTCGTTTTAGTCGTAAATCGAAAGAGCATTATGTACGTACCGAGCATGATGGTAAGCCAAGTGGTTGGACAGCATTGTGTGTCGATGGTAAATGGGAAATCACCGATAAACGTAAGAAAAAATAGGATTTTCTACTCGTTCAATGAAAAGGCAGCCCAAGTGGCTGCCTTTTATTTTGTTGCCTACCTCTCAAATTTGAATGGCACTCGTTAAAGTTTTGTTAAATGAGTGCAGTTTTGTTCTCATTATTCAATATGTTGACTATGTTTTCTATAGTGCCTCAGTGTCGGCACAACAAGCTAATGGTTGAGCGTATATCATCAATAGTGAAATATATTCAGTAAGTTAGCTGAGTAATTTCTTATTAGAGTGTACCTATTGCGTGACCTTTAGGTTAGTAATGAATGGAGTAAAAGCTCTAATATGTTAAAAGCAAGATATGAGGACCTGCCGGTGTTATGCATTCGCCAAAGTGAATGTCACGAGGAAATTCGCTGTTGGGTCGCCATTCAAGACGGATAACATTTGCGGAAAACACACCGTGCGATTGGGGTGTTTGAATCCTTTGAATGACATGTCTTCATAGTTTGATGCATTAATGTGCGGTATAAATTCCTGTAGTGCCTTGTGTCTGGTCAGTTGGGGAGCATCGAGCACTATGAGTATAAATAACGGAGAATAATGAATGGCTGGTGTACTGGGAATGATTTTGGCGGGAGGTGAAGGGACTCGCTTGATGCCTTTAACTGCCTCTCGGAGTAAACCAGCTGTCCCATTTGGGGGCAGCTATCGATTGATTGATTTTGCTTTAAATAACTTTGTTAACGCGGACCTAATGCGCATTTATGTGCTCACTCAGTTCAAATCGCAATCCTTATTTATGCACATGAAAAAAGGGTGGAATGTTGCCGGAATTACTGACCGCTACATTGATCCAGTTCCGGCGCAGATGCGGGATGGTAAACGCTGGTATGAAGGAACTGCAGACGCGATTTACCAAAATATCCGTTTTATTGAAGTCGCAGCACCTGACGAAGTTTGTATTTTCGGCTCTGACCATATTTATAAAATGGATATTCGTCAAATGCTCGATTTTCATCGTCGTAAAGAGGCGCAACTTACCGTCTCAGCATTGCGCATGCCGATTGAAAAAGCGTCGCAGTTTGGAGTGATAGAGGTCGATACTGAAGGCCAAATGATTGGCTTTGAAGAGAAACCTGCGCACCCTAAATGCATTCCGGGAGAACCAGAATGGGCCATGGTGTCGATGGGGAACTACATTTTTGACGCTTGTGCTCTTTATCGTGAGTTACGAGAAGATGCTGATAACAAAAACTCTACCCACGATTTTGGCAAAGATGTTATACCTAAAATGTATCCGCAAGGTGGCGTGTATGTATATGATTTCTCGACTAATGTTATCAAGGGTGAGCGTAAAGAAACCTATTGGCGTGATGTCGGTACGATAGAATCGTACTGGGAAGCTCATATGGATTTGCTCGATAAGGAACCCGCGTTTTCACTGTACAACCGCAGTTGGCCATTGCATACCTATTATCCTCCACTACCTCCAGCAACATTTATCGATGTTGATGATACAAAGGTAAAAATTACCGACAGTTTGGTCTCGGGAGGCAGTTATATCCAAGGCGCTAACATTTACAAATCCGTTTTAGGTTATCGCAGTAATATTGGTGCTGGTTCTTGTATTAGTGAATCTGTTATCTTAGGTGATGTGAAAATTGGTGCAGGGTGTACGATCAAGCGAACCATCATTGATAAAAACGTTGAGATCGCCCCTGGTACTGTTATCGGTGAAAATATCGAGTTGGATAAACAACGTTTTCATGTTTCACCGTCTGGAATAGTTGTAATTGCTAAAGGAACAAAAGTTGGATTCTAAAATGGAGCACATGAATGTGTGGTTCGCCGTTTCAGAAGCCCAAGGGTTGGTCAAAAGTGGTGGCCTTGCCGATGTGGCGAAGGCCCTACCTAAAGCGCTCCAGGAATTAGGACATCAGGTAGCCATTGTGCTACCTGCTTATCGTAAGATTCCCGATAAAAACGCCTTACCCGTGGTATTGGAAACAGAACTTACACATTGGCCACACACTCACTATTTAGTGAGAAAAACAGAACTGGATGGTGTCTTAGTTTATTTAATTGATTGTGATGCCTATTTTGACCGTCCAGAGCTTTATGCAGAGCAAAACCAAGCGTATGCAGACAATGGCGAGCGATTTAGTTTCTTCTCCGCCGCATGTTTGGATGTGTTACCCAAACTTGATATTCATCCGGACATCATACATGCCAACGATTGGCATACCGGATTAATCCCTTTCTTACTGAAGACTCGTTATCGTTATGACGGTTTTTTTGAAGGCGTGAAAAGCGTTCTCACGGTACATAACGCCATTTTTAAAGGGATTTTTTCTTATCATGAGCTAGAGGTAGTACCTGAACTCAATCTTACGGGAATGGAGTTTCTCCGGTATGGCGTTGATCACGTGAGTATGCTGCGTGCGGGCATTGCATACGCAGATAAGATTAACGCCGTTAGCCCTAACTATGCGTGTGAGCTGCTTACACCATTAGGTTCTCATGGGTTGGTGGATGACTTTGTAAGGCGTGCCCGTGATTTACACGGCATAGTTAACGGTTGTGACTATAGTGAATGGGATCCGAAAACCGATCACTACTTGCCAGTGAATTATAGTGCTGAGGCGGATTCTCTACGCCAAGGTAAAAAGGCAAGTAAGCATGCGTTGCAGAAAGAACTGGGGTTACCGGTTAAAGAATTACCCATGTTTGGCATGGTGTGTCGTTTAACGCACCAAAAAGGTTTTCACTACTTACTGCCTATTATTGAACTGTTCTTACGTAACGATGTGCAATTGGTAATAGTCGGAACCGGTGAACCAGAAGTGGCGAGCCGTTTGCATTCATTAATGGCAGCTTACCCTGATAAATTTGCTTTTGTTGAGGCCTACGATAATAAGCTCGCGCACTGGGTTGAGGCGGGTTCGGATTTCTTCTTAATGCCGTCTGAGTTTGAAGCGTGTGGTTTAAACCAGATCTACAGCATGGCTTATGGTACATTGCCAATTGTAAGGGAAGTGGGGGGCTTGAAAGACACTGTCATGGATTATGACAAGTATCCGCAAGAAGCAACCGGATTTGGCTTTTTAGAGCCTTCTGCACAAGCTTTGCTGATTACTATGCAACGCGCTTTACTGTTCTACCTGCAAAATCCAGACGAATTTCTTGCTGTTCAGCAAAGAGCGATGGGGAAAGACTTCAGTTGGCATGAGTCTGCGTTGGAATACACCAAAATGTATCGATTGGCCGTCTTTGCCTAAGTTCGTTTGTTGTCTGACAACCGTATCATAATGACCTCTTAAGGCAGGATTTAGAGCGGCATCAATAAATACAGGTCAAGCTCAATAGCGAAAGAAAGGGCAATTCCCTTTCAACCTGAGTATATATACCCAAATGACCTCAAGATGCAGACTTCAGAGCTTCATCAACGAGCACAGGTTAAGCTCAATGACGGCAGGAATGGTCATTCCCTTTCAACGTCATTGGGCGCAGAGATGGGCTTGTTGATGAGCTCCCAAAGGGCGAGTTGTATTCGCTCCTATGCTGCGTTACCGATTTTCTACGTAGAATAACTAGGTATTCAAATCGGTGCCTTGCCTATGAGCGAATACATTCTCGCTGAAACCGCATCTTGAGGTTACTTGGGTATAAAGCCATATAACGTGTTTTATATGGCTTTTTTGTTACTTTGTTGCTGATGCTGTTACGTTGAGAAAAAGTTCAATGTAACAGCGCACAAAGCGAATGAATCTCTGTTTGGCATCATCCCTGTTTATGGTAGGCTAGCGCCGATTTGACCACAGTAGAGCGCTACATGACCCATCATCTTCTTTATCATAAGGTTTATCCTCATCCTAATAGCTCACAATGGGTGGTGTTTGTGCATGGTGCTGGTGG
This genomic window from Vibrio tritonius contains:
- the topA gene encoding type I DNA topoisomerase, translating into MGKSLVIVESPAKAKTINKYLGKDFIVKSSVGHVRDLPTAGQSSTATKKAAPQSTKNLSAEEKARLKKEKEKSALIKKMGIDPYNGWDANYQILPGKEKVVSELKKLAKDADSVYLATDLDREGEAIAWHLREIIGGDEERYKRVVFNEITKSAIQQAFKQPGELNMDGVNAQQARRFMDRVVGFMVSPLLWKKVARGLSAGRVQSVAVKLLVEREREIKAFVPEEFWDINADTKTAAKEDFRLLVAQKNGTAFKPSNEQETMAAVATLEKARYEVCKREDRPTSSKPSAPFITSTLQQAASTRLGYGVKKTMMLAQRLYEGGYITYMRTDSTNLSKEAVEAVRSFIQDEFGDNYLPSKPNVYGSKENAQEAHEAIRPSSVDVKSDDLQGMDADAHKLYALIWNQFVACQMTPAQYDSTTVSVKAAEFTLKAKGRILKFDGWTRVQRPLGKNEDQILPAVKVGDELSLTALDPKQHFTKPPARFTEAALVKELEKRGIGRPSTYASIISTIQDRGYVKVEQRRFYAEKMGEIVTDRLDESFEDLMNYDFTARMEQKLDQIAEGETSWKGVLDNFFNDFSHNLEQAEQDEEHGGMKPNHMVETDIHCPTCDRPMVIRTASTGVFLGCSGYALPPKERCKTTINLGDEDGVINVLEEDVETAALRAKKRCPICSTAMDAYLIDDKRKLHVCGNNPNCDGYIVEKGEFKVKGYDGPIVECDKCGSDMELRNGRFGKYMACTNEECTNTRKILKNGEVAPPKEDPVHFPELPCTQSDAYFVLRDGASGLFMAASNFPKSRETRAPLVEELARFKDRLPAKFQYLADAPSHDPDGEPAVVRFSRKSKEHYVRTEHDGKPSGWTALCVDGKWEITDKRKKK
- the glgC gene encoding glucose-1-phosphate adenylyltransferase, translating into MAGVLGMILAGGEGTRLMPLTASRSKPAVPFGGSYRLIDFALNNFVNADLMRIYVLTQFKSQSLFMHMKKGWNVAGITDRYIDPVPAQMRDGKRWYEGTADAIYQNIRFIEVAAPDEVCIFGSDHIYKMDIRQMLDFHRRKEAQLTVSALRMPIEKASQFGVIEVDTEGQMIGFEEKPAHPKCIPGEPEWAMVSMGNYIFDACALYRELREDADNKNSTHDFGKDVIPKMYPQGGVYVYDFSTNVIKGERKETYWRDVGTIESYWEAHMDLLDKEPAFSLYNRSWPLHTYYPPLPPATFIDVDDTKVKITDSLVSGGSYIQGANIYKSVLGYRSNIGAGSCISESVILGDVKIGAGCTIKRTIIDKNVEIAPGTVIGENIELDKQRFHVSPSGIVVIAKGTKVGF
- the glgA gene encoding glycogen synthase GlgA, yielding MEHMNVWFAVSEAQGLVKSGGLADVAKALPKALQELGHQVAIVLPAYRKIPDKNALPVVLETELTHWPHTHYLVRKTELDGVLVYLIDCDAYFDRPELYAEQNQAYADNGERFSFFSAACLDVLPKLDIHPDIIHANDWHTGLIPFLLKTRYRYDGFFEGVKSVLTVHNAIFKGIFSYHELEVVPELNLTGMEFLRYGVDHVSMLRAGIAYADKINAVSPNYACELLTPLGSHGLVDDFVRRARDLHGIVNGCDYSEWDPKTDHYLPVNYSAEADSLRQGKKASKHALQKELGLPVKELPMFGMVCRLTHQKGFHYLLPIIELFLRNDVQLVIVGTGEPEVASRLHSLMAAYPDKFAFVEAYDNKLAHWVEAGSDFFLMPSEFEACGLNQIYSMAYGTLPIVREVGGLKDTVMDYDKYPQEATGFGFLEPSAQALLITMQRALLFYLQNPDEFLAVQQRAMGKDFSWHESALEYTKMYRLAVFA